One uncultured Flavobacterium sp. DNA segment encodes these proteins:
- a CDS encoding NAD(P)-binding domain-containing protein has translation MKVGIIGIGNITLELARRSARSGYEVLISNPRGTSTFKDLVHQMDGNIKLVSTNQAAAAELIILFLNRDDLEKELQMLPDMKGKIILHTNNPIFNLDTILHITSGQSSSQVVASLLPNSHIVRLFNPLHGLTISDGHNKDKIKIFFTAQNHKIKNHVKIYLDTLNFTGIDLC, from the coding sequence ATGAAAGTAGGAATAATAGGCATCGGAAATATTACTTTGGAGTTAGCCCGCAGGTCAGCCCGCTCAGGATACGAGGTACTTATAAGTAATCCGCGTGGTACCAGTACTTTTAAAGATTTGGTACACCAGATGGACGGTAATATTAAATTGGTGAGTACAAATCAAGCAGCTGCAGCTGAACTTATAATACTCTTTCTTAATCGGGATGACCTGGAAAAGGAACTGCAAATGCTACCGGACATGAAAGGAAAAATTATACTACACACCAACAATCCCATTTTTAATTTGGATACCATTTTGCATATCACTTCAGGTCAGTCATCAAGTCAAGTGGTTGCCTCCTTATTGCCCAATTCACATATTGTAAGGCTTTTCAACCCATTACATGGCCTTACAATTTCTGATGGTCACAACAAGGACAAAATAAAAATATTCTTTACAGCGCAGAATCACAAAATAAAAAACCATGTCAAAATTTATTTGGATACCCTAAATTTTACAGGAATTGATCTTTGTTAA
- a CDS encoding OmpA family protein, whose translation MKKNLLLCICLAFTIASKAQTEDKKWNIGLHSGITQYQGDLGNNFYKTDKAFYGFGGISVSRYLNRYFDLNFLASKGTIGYNSPSTGIIGNIGPSRSFKSDFTSVALNLRFNMTAPESLIRPYLFVGVGAMLFDNDLNFDQDRIDYALPTAGGGLNFRLSPGIMLNLQETFSYSNRDRRDGVIEGKKDAYLSHMAGLTFNIGDKNDTDKDGISDRNDTCPGTPAGVSVDANGCPLDKDKDKDGVADSLDACPDIAGTVALKGCPDSDHDGVADINDKCPDTKKGTKVDQTGCPMDNDKDGISNDLDRCPDVAGPLSLNGCPDSDGDGVADMNDGCPTVKGTIENKGCPEITKQDIQRINYLGSKIFFENNSEKLKVASLVQLDELANLINKYQSSKLVIEGHADSNGNDAFNLELSQKRTESVKKYLIKKGIDASRLTAIGYGESKPIASNKTALGRAKNRRVELKINY comes from the coding sequence ATGAAAAAAAACTTACTGCTTTGTATCTGCTTAGCATTTACAATAGCCTCAAAAGCACAAACTGAAGATAAAAAATGGAACATTGGTCTTCACAGTGGTATCACACAATATCAAGGGGATCTTGGTAATAATTTCTACAAAACCGATAAAGCATTTTATGGTTTTGGAGGGATATCTGTATCGCGCTATTTAAATCGTTATTTTGATTTAAATTTCCTTGCTTCAAAAGGAACAATTGGTTACAATAGTCCGTCGACAGGAATAATAGGTAACATTGGTCCCTCGAGAAGTTTCAAGAGTGATTTTACTTCGGTAGCATTAAATTTAAGATTTAATATGACCGCACCGGAATCCTTAATAAGACCTTATCTATTTGTAGGTGTTGGTGCTATGTTGTTTGACAATGATTTGAACTTTGACCAAGATAGGATTGACTATGCTTTGCCTACTGCAGGGGGTGGGTTAAATTTCAGATTGAGTCCTGGAATTATGCTTAACCTGCAAGAAACCTTTAGCTATTCCAATAGAGACAGAAGAGATGGTGTCATTGAGGGTAAAAAAGATGCTTACTTATCACACATGGCTGGTTTGACTTTCAATATTGGAGACAAAAATGATACTGATAAGGATGGTATTTCGGATCGTAATGATACTTGTCCAGGAACTCCAGCTGGTGTATCAGTAGATGCCAATGGGTGTCCTTTAGACAAAGACAAAGACAAAGATGGCGTAGCTGATTCTTTAGATGCTTGTCCAGATATTGCAGGAACGGTTGCTTTAAAAGGTTGTCCGGATTCTGATCATGATGGCGTGGCTGATATTAACGATAAATGTCCAGATACTAAAAAGGGAACCAAAGTTGACCAAACGGGTTGCCCTATGGATAATGACAAAGATGGCATTTCAAATGATTTAGACCGTTGTCCAGATGTTGCAGGTCCATTAAGTTTAAATGGCTGTCCAGATTCTGATGGCGATGGTGTAGCTGATATGAATGACGGTTGTCCTACCGTTAAAGGAACTATCGAAAATAAAGGATGTCCTGAAATTACAAAACAAGACATACAAAGAATTAACTATTTAGGAAGTAAAATTTTCTTCGAAAATAATAGTGAAAAATTAAAAGTTGCATCTTTAGTTCAGTTGGATGAACTGGCAAATTTAATTAATAAATACCAATCTTCTAAATTGGTTATCGAAGGACATGCAGACAGCAATGGTAACGATGCATTCAATTTAGAATTATCTCAAAAACGTACGGAATCCGTTAAAAAATATTTAATAAAAAAAGGTATTGATGCCTCTAGATTGACAGCAATTGGTTATGGTGAAAGCAAACCAATTGCCAGCAACAAAACTGCTTTAGGCCGTGCGAAAAACAGAAGAGTAGAGTTGAAAATAAACTACTAA
- a CDS encoding nucleotidyl transferase AbiEii/AbiGii toxin family protein, giving the protein MPLHFNTVTPLLRAILEDLMQAKEFESFRLVGATALSLYYGHRMSMDIDLFSDADYGSLDFKVMDDYLRGHYFYVDSMDIAPIGMGKSYYVGRSADESVKLDLYYTDHFIDTVQGSGSIRLASKAEITAMKLDVVQRTGRKKDFWDIDRLKDDFTIQEMFELHKKRYPYTHDRELLKEKFMDFSQADDDFEPLCLRGRHWELIKLDIIDLIKALGD; this is encoded by the coding sequence ATGCCATTACATTTCAATACCGTTACCCCACTTTTAAGGGCTATTTTGGAAGATCTCATGCAGGCCAAGGAATTTGAATCCTTTCGCCTTGTTGGCGCAACGGCGCTGAGTCTGTATTACGGGCACAGGATGTCTATGGATATTGATCTTTTTAGTGATGCGGATTATGGAAGCCTGGACTTTAAGGTTATGGATGACTATCTCAGGGGACATTATTTTTATGTAGACAGTATGGATATTGCACCCATTGGCATGGGGAAATCCTATTATGTTGGACGCAGTGCTGATGAGAGCGTAAAACTGGATTTGTATTACACAGACCATTTCATAGATACTGTACAAGGATCAGGCAGCATCAGGCTGGCGAGCAAAGCGGAGATTACGGCCATGAAGCTTGATGTGGTACAGCGAACCGGAAGAAAGAAAGATTTCTGGGACATCGACAGACTAAAGGATGATTTTACGATCCAAGAAATGTTTGAATTGCATAAAAAACGGTATCCCTATACCCATGACAGGGAATTGCTCAAGGAAAAATTCATGGACTTTAGCCAGGCTGATGATGATTTTGAACCACTGTGTCTAAGGGGAAGACATTGGGAGCTTATTAAACTTGATATAATTGATTTAATTAAAGCATTGGGAGATTAA
- a CDS encoding plasmid maintenance system antidote protein, whose amino-acid sequence MKTTIDILKGIHPGYVLERELQKRHLAKGQFALSLGEFPQTLTAITKGKRRMNTPLALKIERVLEIEEGYFMILQVYYDIEKEKKKEKQQKNKKEQKPDLTKLRKVLFWDTAIEKIDWEKQKKAVIKRVFERGNEEEKKEITHFYGPDTVSIILNS is encoded by the coding sequence ATGAAAACGACAATCGATATCTTAAAGGGAATTCATCCGGGTTATGTACTGGAGCGGGAACTTCAAAAACGTCATCTGGCCAAGGGGCAGTTTGCGCTTTCTCTGGGGGAATTTCCACAGACCCTGACAGCTATTACCAAGGGTAAGCGCAGGATGAATACCCCTCTGGCACTGAAGATCGAGAGGGTATTGGAGATCGAAGAGGGATATTTTATGATCCTGCAGGTGTATTATGATATTGAAAAGGAGAAAAAGAAAGAAAAACAGCAGAAAAACAAAAAAGAGCAAAAGCCTGATTTAACAAAACTCAGAAAAGTCCTGTTCTGGGATACAGCTATTGAGAAGATAGACTGGGAAAAACAAAAAAAAGCGGTTATCAAAAGAGTTTTTGAGCGAGGAAACGAGGAAGAAAAAAAAGAGATTACACACTTTTATGGACCTGATACCGTTAGTATTATTTTAAATTCATAA
- a CDS encoding T9SS sorting signal type C domain-containing protein, which produces MKFFLLIPLLVCFPVFFYAQTTSTFSVAGSQTFVSPAGITAINVQAWGAGGAGGSSTNPGSSGARGGSGGGGGAFASAPLTITSGASLTVVVGAGGKGIAGADGNFGGFSAITGFAIKVDGGKGGLVNTGNNPVGGLGGASAASIGTVTTSGAPGLAGESGFIDGTGASISSGAGGNAANGGGTGGIAITGFFVTSVGNAGNAPGGGGSGGRSSFFAPSQKGGDGGDGKIIISYNCPTYSLFSTDASAVNVCSGSSSEVTLTGNLPIGLYKVSYDIQGVAQTPATMNVTTAGTGTFIASGFTTVGFKFIKITGLTSGSSTVASENCTSAINVNNLATVTVNSSGTAPVALAGTGATCTQITANWQAVSGATYYELDVSTDNTFATFVTGYSARNVGNVLTYNVTGLVNNTYYYRVRAYNGTCISADSNVITYATTVAPGVPNATAGSGKTCSQITANWTAVTGATSYFLDVSTQTGANFNANMLVGYNNLNVGNVLSKDVTGLSVNTTYYYRVRATNSCATSASSAIITYSTSTNTAAGVPATPTASAGTGQTCSQFTANWAAAARASSYIIDVSTQTGGAFTANILPAYNGLNVGNVLSFDVTGLNANTTYYYRVRATNTCGTSTNSSVITYGTTTGGAGTPTVPTANPGTGQTCTQFAANWASATRATSYIIDVSSQPGGAFNGNILPAYNGLNVGNVLIKNITGLSANTTYYYRVRATNNCGTSVSSSVISASTTSVPAVPVISPTSSAICQTDGVTLAVNSPNALYTYVWSTGETGTSIFATAAGSYTVKAVNSGGCTSANSVASVVTVDGLPTATAGGSRTVCSNQSVTVTGASATNGTIKWTFSGGAGTLTNDTTLTPTYTPTLGGAARTVILTMTVTSTNTCSPQIATATYTINIQGAPTASISGSQSTCSNGSITLAAGEANASNGTILWTHDGAGSISAGATTLTPTYTAAAADAGKQVTLTMTVTASPSCATPYTVTDIYPVIVRAENTTTAASSSPVLCINATMTNITHTTTGATGIGAAVNLPTGVSASWASNTITISGTPTQSGTFNYSIPLTGGCGVVSATGTIVVKTLSSTPILGTIVQPTCITPTGSIVLNGLLSTPTWLITQNGTVSTTYGGSGNTYTIPNLAPGTYTFTIEDGVNCRSLPTVSIEIKAPITNIWDGMVWSKGSAPTSTSTESIEFAADYQSVGDLKGCSCKVDAGKKVTINSGHTLILDNGLIVDAGAGTSLTFEDSASLYQLNSVINTGNIIYKRNTTPVRRYDFTYWSTPITNSITPYTLHDLSPNTLFDKYASYNPQTGSWVYSINGTQVMVPAVGYWVRAPQPYSTTIAAIYTATFTGVPNNGDYSVQVYDTKWSLIGNPYPSAIDGEKFILINQAASVNVGALYFWTHNSPPAATGTGTYAYTSNDFAVFSLTGGTSTGAKLPDGTYGPPPTGMIASCQGFFMQGSGTQLVKFTNDMRIGGSNNQFYKTAQVKAIEKNRIWLDLTNTQGAFKQILVGYIEGATNGWDINYDAQTMNANSFIDFYSINDATKLTVQGRALPFQDTDRVPLGYKTTVAGNFTIAINHVDGLFNNNQAIYLEDKVTGIVQDLRAGNYTFTTAIGTFTDRFTISYTKKTLGTGDFVENIDNNVFVSVKDKNIKVTSTIEALEEVVIYDISGKMLYDKKKIGNIELQMLDLQLSNQVLLVKVILDNGYSTSRKIVF; this is translated from the coding sequence ATGAAATTTTTTTTACTTATTCCATTATTGGTTTGTTTCCCCGTTTTTTTCTATGCGCAAACTACAAGTACATTTTCAGTTGCCGGTTCGCAAACATTTGTTAGTCCTGCAGGAATAACAGCAATCAATGTACAGGCTTGGGGAGCCGGAGGCGCAGGAGGTAGCTCAACTAACCCAGGATCTAGTGGCGCAAGAGGTGGTTCGGGAGGAGGAGGAGGAGCATTTGCAAGTGCACCTCTAACTATAACATCCGGTGCATCATTAACAGTAGTTGTTGGAGCTGGAGGAAAAGGAATTGCAGGAGCAGATGGAAACTTTGGAGGTTTCTCTGCCATTACAGGATTTGCAATTAAGGTAGATGGTGGCAAAGGCGGTCTTGTAAATACTGGGAATAACCCTGTGGGAGGTCTTGGAGGTGCAAGTGCTGCATCTATTGGAACAGTTACAACTTCTGGTGCCCCTGGTCTTGCTGGAGAATCTGGTTTTATTGATGGTACCGGAGCTAGTATCAGCTCAGGAGCTGGTGGAAATGCCGCAAATGGTGGTGGAACTGGTGGTATTGCAATTACAGGTTTTTTTGTTACCAGTGTTGGTAATGCCGGTAATGCACCAGGAGGTGGAGGTAGTGGAGGCAGATCTTCTTTTTTTGCACCCAGTCAAAAAGGGGGAGACGGGGGAGATGGAAAAATAATTATTTCTTATAATTGCCCTACTTACAGTTTATTCAGTACAGATGCATCTGCGGTGAATGTTTGTTCCGGAAGTTCTTCAGAAGTTACTTTAACGGGAAACTTGCCTATTGGTCTTTATAAAGTTTCATACGATATACAAGGAGTAGCGCAAACTCCAGCGACAATGAATGTTACAACTGCCGGAACAGGAACCTTTATTGCCAGTGGTTTTACTACCGTAGGTTTCAAATTTATTAAAATTACAGGTTTAACATCTGGATCAAGCACCGTAGCTTCTGAAAATTGTACATCAGCTATTAATGTAAATAATTTAGCTACAGTTACTGTAAATTCATCAGGAACTGCTCCAGTGGCTTTAGCAGGTACTGGCGCAACATGTACTCAGATAACTGCCAATTGGCAGGCTGTTTCTGGAGCAACTTATTATGAACTTGATGTATCTACAGATAATACTTTTGCCACTTTTGTTACGGGTTATAGTGCGCGTAATGTTGGAAATGTGTTGACATATAATGTAACAGGTTTGGTAAATAATACTTATTATTATAGAGTCAGAGCTTACAATGGAACCTGTATTAGTGCTGATTCTAATGTTATAACGTATGCAACGACGGTAGCTCCCGGAGTGCCAAACGCAACTGCAGGTTCAGGAAAAACGTGTTCGCAAATAACTGCAAATTGGACGGCAGTAACTGGTGCTACAAGTTACTTTTTAGATGTGTCAACACAAACGGGTGCCAATTTTAATGCAAATATGTTAGTTGGCTACAATAATTTAAATGTTGGAAATGTTCTATCAAAAGATGTTACAGGATTATCTGTAAATACGACCTATTATTATAGAGTTAGAGCCACTAATAGTTGTGCTACAAGTGCAAGTTCTGCCATTATTACTTATAGTACTTCAACAAATACCGCCGCAGGAGTTCCTGCGACGCCAACTGCTTCCGCTGGTACAGGTCAGACATGTTCGCAATTTACGGCAAATTGGGCTGCAGCTGCAAGAGCGTCGAGTTACATTATAGATGTATCAACTCAAACAGGAGGTGCTTTTACAGCTAATATATTACCTGCTTACAATGGTTTAAATGTTGGAAATGTACTTAGTTTCGATGTGACGGGACTAAATGCAAATACTACATATTATTACAGAGTCAGAGCTACTAATACTTGTGGTACGAGTACAAATTCATCGGTAATAACTTATGGCACTACAACAGGAGGTGCGGGAACACCTACTGTACCTACAGCAAATCCAGGTACAGGACAAACATGTACTCAGTTTGCAGCAAATTGGGCTTCAGCTACTCGTGCAACGAGTTATATTATTGATGTCTCAAGTCAACCAGGTGGTGCTTTCAATGGAAATATATTACCTGCTTATAATGGTTTAAATGTGGGTAACGTACTTATAAAAAATATTACAGGATTGTCTGCAAATACTACTTATTATTATAGAGTTCGAGCAACAAATAATTGTGGTACAAGTGTATCTTCTTCAGTAATAAGTGCCTCAACTACATCAGTTCCAGCTGTTCCGGTTATTTCGCCAACGAGTTCTGCAATTTGTCAGACCGATGGAGTAACTCTAGCTGTAAATTCGCCTAACGCTTTATATACTTATGTTTGGTCAACAGGCGAAACAGGCACAAGTATTTTTGCTACAGCAGCAGGTAGTTATACTGTAAAAGCGGTTAATTCCGGTGGATGTACAAGTGCAAATTCTGTAGCATCAGTAGTTACTGTAGATGGGTTACCTACTGCAACTGCAGGAGGTAGTAGAACAGTATGTTCTAATCAGTCCGTAACGGTTACAGGAGCATCAGCGACTAACGGAACCATAAAATGGACTTTTAGCGGTGGCGCTGGTACATTAACAAATGATACTACATTGACACCTACTTACACTCCAACTTTAGGTGGAGCGGCAAGAACAGTTATTTTGACAATGACGGTTACAAGTACTAATACTTGTTCTCCACAAATAGCAACAGCAACTTATACAATTAATATCCAAGGAGCTCCCACAGCATCAATTTCTGGTTCGCAAAGCACTTGTTCAAACGGATCGATTACACTTGCCGCTGGAGAGGCAAACGCTTCAAACGGTACTATTTTATGGACACATGATGGAGCAGGATCAATTTCTGCAGGGGCTACAACGTTAACTCCTACATATACAGCCGCCGCTGCCGATGCAGGAAAACAGGTTACATTAACGATGACTGTAACCGCTTCGCCGTCTTGTGCTACTCCTTATACTGTAACAGATATTTATCCGGTTATTGTTAGAGCAGAAAATACAACTACTGCAGCTTCTTCATCTCCAGTATTATGTATAAATGCAACAATGACAAATATTACACATACTACTACGGGAGCGACAGGAATAGGCGCGGCAGTAAATTTGCCAACAGGAGTTTCTGCTAGTTGGGCATCAAATACTATTACAATAAGTGGTACACCAACACAATCTGGTACTTTTAATTATAGCATTCCATTAACAGGAGGTTGCGGAGTAGTTAGTGCTACGGGAACGATAGTTGTTAAGACTTTGTCATCTACTCCAATACTAGGAACAATTGTACAACCAACTTGTATTACCCCGACCGGAAGTATAGTGTTAAACGGTTTGCTTTCTACGCCAACGTGGCTTATTACTCAAAATGGTACAGTTTCTACAACTTACGGAGGTTCAGGCAATACCTATACAATACCTAATCTGGCACCGGGAACCTATACTTTTACAATAGAAGATGGTGTCAATTGTCGTTCATTGCCAACAGTAAGTATTGAGATTAAAGCACCAATTACAAATATTTGGGATGGTATGGTTTGGTCAAAAGGAAGCGCACCAACAAGTACATCAACTGAAAGTATTGAATTTGCTGCGGATTATCAATCAGTGGGAGATTTAAAAGGTTGTTCATGTAAAGTTGATGCAGGAAAAAAAGTAACAATAAATTCGGGGCATACTTTAATACTTGATAATGGACTTATTGTTGATGCCGGAGCGGGAACTAGTTTAACATTTGAGGATAGTGCCAGTTTATATCAATTAAACAGTGTAATTAACACAGGAAACATTATTTACAAACGAAATACGACACCAGTTCGTCGCTATGACTTTACTTACTGGTCTACACCAATAACAAATAGTATTACACCTTACACACTTCATGACTTATCACCAAATACATTATTTGATAAATATGCGAGTTATAATCCACAAACAGGATCATGGGTATATAGTATAAATGGAACACAAGTAATGGTACCAGCAGTTGGTTACTGGGTGAGAGCTCCTCAACCTTATTCAACTACTATTGCTGCAATTTATACAGCAACTTTTACAGGTGTACCTAATAACGGAGATTATTCAGTTCAGGTTTATGATACAAAATGGAGTTTGATAGGAAATCCTTATCCATCAGCAATAGATGGAGAGAAATTTATTCTTATCAATCAGGCTGCATCAGTAAATGTGGGGGCGTTATACTTCTGGACACATAATTCTCCACCGGCAGCCACCGGTACCGGTACTTATGCATATACTAGTAATGACTTTGCTGTTTTTAGTTTAACAGGAGGAACTTCAACTGGAGCAAAATTACCTGACGGAACTTACGGGCCACCGCCAACTGGTATGATAGCTTCTTGCCAGGGATTCTTTATGCAGGGCTCAGGAACACAACTTGTTAAGTTTACAAATGACATGCGTATTGGTGGAAGTAATAATCAGTTTTACAAAACAGCACAAGTAAAAGCTATAGAGAAAAACCGTATTTGGCTGGACTTAACTAACACCCAAGGAGCTTTCAAACAAATTCTGGTTGGTTATATAGAAGGTGCGACAAACGGCTGGGATATTAATTATGATGCTCAGACAATGAATGCTAATAGCTTTATAGATTTTTACAGTATTAATGATGCCACAAAGCTTACCGTTCAGGGTCGCGCTTTACCATTTCAGGATACAGATCGAGTTCCGTTAGGATATAAAACTACAGTTGCAGGCAATTTTACCATTGCAATCAATCATGTTGACGGGTTATTTAATAATAATCAGGCAATTTATTTAGAAGATAAAGTAACAGGGATTGTACAGGATTTAAGAGCAGGTAATTATACTTTTACAACTGCGATAGGAACTTTTACAGATCGTTTTACCATTAGCTATACTAAGAAAACTCTTGGAACTGGTGACTTTGTTGAAAATATTGATAATAATGTTTTTGTTTCTGTAAAAGATAAAAACATTAAAGTAACATCAACTATAGAAGCTCTTGAAGAAGTTGTAATTTATGATATTTCCGGAAAAATGCTTTATGATAAAAAGAAAATAGGGAATATTGAATTGCAGATGTTAGATTTACAATTAAGCAATCAGGTTTTGTTGGTAAAAGTAATCTTGGATAACGGATATTCGACCTCTAGAAAAATTGTATTCTAA
- a CDS encoding secretion protein, translated as MTQFIKKGLITALLLIAVFTYAGSKKGNYILNIATGNAKIVSFTLDTVQDLSFSIYDQNHNLVYAGESAVNKLEVSKTISLEDYPAGTYFLEVTEKGKVIRHEIKVVAKKVKTLKLDGSVNESPSLRR; from the coding sequence ATGACACAATTTATTAAAAAGGGCCTAATTACTGCCTTGTTGTTAATTGCAGTTTTCACTTATGCAGGTAGCAAAAAAGGTAATTATATTTTGAATATAGCAACTGGAAATGCAAAAATAGTAAGCTTTACTCTGGATACTGTTCAAGACTTATCTTTTTCCATCTATGATCAAAACCACAATTTAGTTTATGCAGGAGAATCTGCAGTAAATAAATTAGAGGTCTCAAAAACAATAAGTTTAGAAGATTATCCTGCCGGAACTTATTTCTTAGAAGTGACCGAAAAAGGTAAAGTTATCAGACATGAAATTAAAGTAGTTGCCAAAAAAGTAAAAACTCTTAAGTTAGACGGATCTGTAAATGAGAGCCCGTCTTTGCGCCGTTAA
- a CDS encoding NAD(P)H-binding protein has translation MKALVIGATGSIGKFLVDELLEDAAYRSVVIFVRKATSKVHPKLTEHVVNFSHLDAYRELIMGDVAFSALGTTLKVAMLKEKQWRIGFDIPARFAELARENGIASFVLVSSLGASPKSRIFYSKIKGKLEERIAALYFEQYIIFKPGPLIREDSQRMGEKIIIEFLVLLNSLGLLIKFRPLPAELLAEKLAKAPEVLPHGNFVIKPEEIFLF, from the coding sequence ATGAAGGCATTAGTTATTGGCGCGACGGGTTCAATAGGGAAGTTTCTTGTGGATGAACTCTTAGAGGATGCGGCTTACAGGAGTGTTGTGATTTTTGTGAGAAAGGCCACAAGCAAAGTACATCCTAAACTCACAGAACATGTTGTTAACTTCTCACATCTTGATGCTTACAGGGAACTTATTATGGGTGATGTTGCTTTTTCCGCCTTGGGGACAACCCTTAAAGTGGCAATGTTAAAAGAGAAGCAGTGGAGGATCGGTTTTGATATCCCTGCCAGATTTGCAGAGCTGGCCAGGGAGAATGGTATTGCTTCTTTTGTATTGGTTTCCTCTTTGGGCGCTTCACCCAAAAGCAGGATTTTTTATTCAAAGATTAAAGGAAAATTAGAAGAAAGAATTGCAGCACTTTATTTCGAACAGTATATTATATTCAAGCCGGGGCCGTTGATAAGGGAAGACTCACAGAGGATGGGAGAGAAAATTATAATAGAATTTTTAGTACTCTTAAACAGCCTGGGACTGCTGATCAAATTCAGGCCGCTTCCTGCGGAACTCCTGGCAGAAAAGCTAGCCAAGGCACCTGAGGTGCTGCCTCATGGGAATTTTGTTATAAAACCCGAAGAAATCTTTTTGTTTTAA
- a CDS encoding PcfJ domain-containing protein codes for MLRAHNGDSLKHCVFTNEYFKKKGSLIFSVKIDNKPVKSIGVSLSKMEITQCRGMKNKNSKDHKVILSLIRKNLYQISSRIKKQKGIKA; via the coding sequence ATGCTCCGTGCACATAATGGCGACTCTTTAAAACACTGCGTATTTACCAACGAATATTTCAAAAAGAAAGGTTCCCTTATCTTCTCAGTCAAAATAGATAACAAACCCGTTAAAAGCATTGGGGTATCTCTTTCAAAAATGGAAATAACCCAGTGCCGTGGTATGAAAAACAAGAATTCTAAAGATCATAAAGTCATTCTGAGCCTGATCAGGAAAAATCTTTATCAGATCAGTTCCCGAATCAAAAAACAAAAAGGGATAAAAGCCTAA
- a CDS encoding YoaK family protein has protein sequence MFKHQGNKRNLGHNLKIASLLSFVAGMVNVAGFLAVQRLTTNVTGHFAFFVDEVFKLNFKQGIVYFLYIFFFFLGSFFSSLLVEFLLRRSEKYVYVIPTAIESTILLAMGLFGEKLILENPDFIAYCLLFAMGLQNSLVTRISNATVRTTHLTGLFTDLGIELSQLFFYREEIFRKKLFVSIKLRATIIGFFFIGGIVGGIFYSNIGLHVLFIGVGVLLSGLIYDSLRFRMMMLKRKYRRTT, from the coding sequence ATGTTCAAACATCAGGGAAACAAAAGGAATTTAGGCCATAATCTTAAAATAGCGTCTTTATTATCCTTTGTCGCGGGAATGGTAAATGTAGCTGGTTTTTTAGCCGTTCAGAGGCTAACGACAAACGTAACAGGGCATTTTGCTTTTTTTGTAGATGAAGTTTTTAAACTTAATTTTAAGCAAGGGATCGTTTATTTTTTATACATTTTTTTCTTTTTTCTGGGATCTTTTTTTTCAAGTTTGCTGGTCGAATTTCTTTTACGTAGAAGTGAAAAATATGTTTATGTAATTCCAACTGCCATTGAGAGTACTATTCTGTTAGCAATGGGGCTTTTTGGAGAAAAATTAATATTAGAAAACCCGGATTTTATAGCCTATTGTCTGCTTTTTGCCATGGGACTGCAAAACTCGCTGGTAACAAGAATATCAAATGCTACTGTCAGGACTACGCATCTTACCGGACTTTTTACGGATCTTGGAATTGAATTGTCTCAGCTGTTTTTTTATCGCGAAGAAATCTTCAGAAAAAAATTATTTGTTTCCATAAAATTACGAGCCACTATTATCGGCTTTTTTTTTATTGGGGGGATTGTTGGAGGAATTTTTTATTCCAATATTGGATTACACGTTTTATTTATAGGAGTTGGGGTTTTACTATCAGGATTGATATATGATAGCCTGAGGTTTAGGATGATGATGCTCAAGAGAAAGTACAGGCGAACTACATAG